In a single window of the Salvelinus namaycush isolate Seneca chromosome 18, SaNama_1.0, whole genome shotgun sequence genome:
- the LOC120063378 gene encoding elongation of very long chain fatty acids protein 7-like, with amino-acid sequence MEFRDLTTRVGLWYENFMKNADPRTEDWVLMSSPLPQTIVIVAYIYFVTRLGPRLMEKRKAFHLKEVLIIYNFSVVALSLYMCYEYVMSGWGTGYTFHCDLVDYSDSPQAVRMAGTCWLYYFSKFIEMLDTIFFVLRKKNGQITFLHVYHHSIMPFTWWFGVRFAAGGQGTFHALLNCVVHVIMYSYYGLSALGSAYQKYLWWKKYLTTIQLIQFVIVTTHIWQYFFMDCPYQFPIFIYIIGLYGLVFLLLFLNFWYHAYTKGKRLPKVLQAKTWAHPYNKTNGQNNSEITNGNGFHHDKNE; translated from the exons ATGGAGTTCAGGGATCTAACGACCAGGGTCGGACTCTGGTATGAGAACTTCATGAAAAATGCAG ACCCCAGGACAGAAGACTGGGTTCTCATGTCATCGCCGCTCCCCCAGACCATAGTAATCGTGGCGTACATCTACTTTGTGACGCGGCTGGGGCCCAGGCTCATGGAGAAACGCAAGGCCTTCCACCTCAAAGAAGTTCTCATCATCTACAACTTCAGCGTCGTTGCCTTGTCCCTCTACATGTGCTATGAG TATGTGATGTCGGGCTGGGGGACGGGATATACGTTCCACTGTGACCTAGTGGACTACTCGGACTCGCCGCAGGCAGTGAGG ATGGCAGGGACGTGTTGGCTCTACTACTTCTCAAAGTTCATAGAGATGTTGGATAcg ATCTTTTTTGTTCTGAGGAAGAAGAACGGACAGATTACGTTCCTCCATGTCTACCATCACTCCATAATGCCCTTTACCTGGTGGTTTGGTGTCCGCTTCGCTGCAG GTGGCCAGGGGACGTTCCATGCCCTGTTGAACTGTGTGGTCCATGTCATCATGTACTCCTACTACGGCCTGTCTGCCCTGGGCTCCGCCTACCAGAAGTACCTCTGGTGGAAGAAGTATCTCACCACCATTCAGCTG ATCCAGTTTGTGATCGTGACCACCCACATCTGGCAGTACTTCTTCATGGACTGTCCCTACCAGTTCCCCATCTTCATCTACATAATAGGCCTCTACGGCCTggtctttctcctcctcttcctcaactTCTGGTACCACGCCTACACCAAGGGCAAGAGGCTGCCCAAGGTCCTTCAGGCCAAAACTTGGGCCCACCCCTACAATAAAACCAACGGCCAAAACAATAGTGAAATAACCAACGGGAATGGTTTCCATCACGACAAGAATGAGTGA